A region of the Arenibacter antarcticus genome:
GCTGGCGTTTCCCTATTATTCCTCCGTGTTCTATCCACAGAACAAAACAAACGACACCCCTACCATGTCCAACAATATAAGAGAAATCACGGTGGATGTAAAAGGAATGACCTGCCTAGGGTGCGAAGCCCATGTTGAAAGTGAGATAAACAAGTTGGACGGAATATTTAACGTCAAGGCCGATTTCGAAAAAGCGAATACCGTCATAAAATTCGACCATGCAAAAGTCGATGCAGGAAAGATTGAAGAGGCAATCTTAAAAACTGGATATAAAATAGTGAAGTAATGGAGATACAGTTCGAATCTACGATTTTCTGTCCTAGTTGCGGACACCAAAAAATAGAGGAAATGCCAACAACGGCATGTCAATTCTTTTATGAATGTGAGAGTTG
Encoded here:
- a CDS encoding GDCCVxC domain-containing (seleno)protein — translated: MEIQFESTIFCPSCGHQKIEEMPTTACQFFYECESCKTVLKPKEGDCCVYCSYGTVSCPPIQENKSCC